In Piliocolobus tephrosceles isolate RC106 chromosome 5, ASM277652v3, whole genome shotgun sequence, a single genomic region encodes these proteins:
- the TRIM15 gene encoding tripartite motif-containing protein 15, with protein sequence MPSTPSLKVVHELPACTFCVGPLEDAVTAPCGHTFCRLCLPTLSQMGAQSSGKILLCPLCQEEEQAETPMAPVPLGPLGETYCEEHGEKIYFFCENDAEFLCVFCREGPTHQAHTVGFLDEAIQPYRDRLRSRLEALSMERDEIEDVKCREDQKLQVLLTQIENKKHQVEAAFERLQQELEQQQCLLLARLQELEQQIWKERDEYITKVSEEVTRLGAQVKELEEKCQQPASELLQDVRVNQSRCEMKTFVSPEAISPDLVKKIRDFHRKILTLPEMMRMFSENLAHHLEIDSGVITLDPQTASRSLVLSEDRKSVRYTRQKKNLPDSPLRFHGLPAVLGFPGFSSGRHRWQVDLQLGDGGGCTVGVAGEGVRRKGEMGLSAEDGVWAVIISHQQCWASTSPGTDLQLSEIPRYVGVTLDYEAGRVTLLNAQTQEPIFTFAASFSGKVFPFFAVWKKGSCLTLKG encoded by the exons ATGCCCTCAACCCCGTCCCTGAAGGTGGTCCACGAGCTGCCCGCCTGTACCTTCTGTGTGGGGCCGCTGGAGGATGCGGTGACCGCTCCCTGTGGACATACCTTCTGCCGGCTCTGCCTCCCCACGCTGTCCCAGATGGGGGCCCAGTCCTCGGGCAAGATCCTGCTCTGCCCGCTCTGCCAAGAGGAGGAGCAGGCAGAGACTCCCATGGCCCCTGTGCCCCTGGGCCCGCTGGGAGAGACTTACTGCGAGGAGCACGGGGAGAAGATCTACTTCTTCTGTGAGAACGACGCTGAGTTCCTCTGTGTGTTCTGCAGAGAAGGTCCCACCCACCAGGCGCACACCGTGGGATTCCTGGACGAAGCCATTCAGCCCTACCGG GATCGTCTCAGGAGTCGACTGGAAGCTCTGAGCATGGAGAGAGATGAGATTGAGGATGTAAAGTGTCGAGAAGACCAGAAGCTTCAAGTGCTGCTG ACTCAGATTGAAAACAAGAAGCATCAGGTGGAAGCAGCTTTTGAGAGACTGCAGCAGGAGCTGGAGCAACAGCAGTGTctcctgctggccaggctgcagGAGCTGGAACAGCAGATTTGGAAGGAGAGGGATGAATATATCACAAAGGTCTCTGAGGAAGTTACCCGGCTTGGAGCCCAGGTCAAGGAGCTGGAGGAGAAGTGTCAGCAGCCAGCAAGTGAGCTTCTACAA GACGTCAGAGTCAACCAGAGCAG GTGTGAGATGAAGACTTTTGTGAGTCCTGAGGCCatctctcctgacctcgtcaagAAGATCCGTGATTTCCACAGGAAAATACTCACCCTCCCAGAGATGATGAGGATGTTCTCAG AAAACTTGGCGCATCATCTGGAAATAGATTCAG GGGTCATCACTCTGGACCCTCAGACCGCCAGCCGGAGCCTGGTTCTCTCGGAAGACAGGAAGTCAGTGAGGTACACCCGGCAGAAGAAGAACCTGCCAGACAGCCCCCTGCGCTTCCACGGCCTCCCGGCGGTGCTGGGCTTCCCGGGTTTCTCCTCGGGGCGCCACCGCTGGCAGGTTGACCTGCAGCTCGGTGACGGCGGCGGCTGCACGGTGGGGGTGGCCGGGGAGGGGGTGAGGAGGAAGGGGGAGATGGGCCTTAGCGCCGAGGACGGCGTCTGGGCCGTGATCATCTCGCACCAGCAGTGCTGGGCCAGCACCTCCCCGGGCACCGACCTGCAGCTGAGCGAGATCCCGCGCTACGTGGGCGTCACCCTGGACTACGAGGCCGGACGGGTGACCCTCCTCAACGCCCAGACCCAGGAGCCCATCTTCACCTTCGCTGCCTCTTTCTCCGGCAaagtctttcctttctttgccGTCTGGAAAAAGGGTTCCTGCCTTACCCTGAAAGGCTGA